GGTACTAgctagaattttgtttttgtttttgtaaaaaaatattctgtGGAGTTTCACAGAATAttgcttctttttatttatcaaatattaacttcaGACCTAATAAGAGAGATTGTGGACATTTACTTTTCAAAAACTTgttaataaaaatagtttttttaaatataaaaaaaactgtatcATATTGCAAGGGAAATAAATGATAAAGTAACTAAAACTATTCTCcctttaatgttttaaaattataatctgtTGTTTCATGTCCCCCGGTCCACCTGACACTGCatgtataaaaaagaataaactcCAAAtccatataacatatatattcaaaaattttgaaataaagaaaatatacaatttccacgcaaaagaagaaacttttagtttatttgCTCTCTCTTTATGGTTATGGATGATCATATAAGATACAATAAATGAAATGTTCAGTTTTGCCTTacctttatttacttttattggCCATTATAATTGTTCCAGCCAAAGTTAGACTTATTCAAAAGGGGTTGCTTTCAAAagctcatctctctctttctttctcaagtCTCAGCCTGCTTGCTGATCTCATCACTACTTACCATCTTTTACTCCATCCAAAATCCTCAACAAcactccaaaaacaaaaacaaaaacaaaaacccacttccccaaaactgaaaccaaacaaaaacatctCTATTGATCTCCTTCTCTGGAATTCAGATTTGTAACCAAGAAATGTTTCCTACGCGTCCACaatattggagaagaagattatcAATAAACccacaatctcttcttcttctgatactctgcttcttctttgtccaCCACTGTGACGCCTCGAGATTCTCGTCATCAAGCGTTTTCTACAGAAACCCTAATTatgatcacaacaacaacacgatGAGGAGAGGCCATTTCTTAGGATTCTTTCCAAGACACTTCCCTGTTCCAGCTTCTGCTCCTTCACGAAAGCACAACGACATTGGTATTCAAGCATGGTTGTCTCCATGATCACTCGATCTTTCTCATATATACCTGCTACTATATCTACAATATATGTAATCTATGCACTCATACACAAATTAAAAGGAGTACAAGACCATTCATCTCGGTCTCTGATGTTTGCTTTTAacatgaaattagggtttcagatGTTTGACCCCTTTAATTGTTCCTCGATCTTTTGGTTTGCATGTAATCTATTTTGGAGTAGAAGTGAGAGATATTGTGATTAGGTTTGTGCTTTGTTAATTATTCTCACTCTTCCatttttgctgttgttgttttgtatatGTAAATGATCAAGTTTACGAGACGGGATATTAGATGCAACAATCTCGTTACTTCATCAATGCCTAATTAATttgttatctgtttttttttccccacttcatttaattaatcattttattgATTTCTAATTATATCAAAGCTGTTGATAAGActcattttataaagtttaattggttaaaaatggaaaatcatCGTCTTTTATAAAGTCCAAAAAGAAAGACCAACAACTTCATTACCGTCTAGAGAACACCATGGGTCATCTTTTACTTGTTCAACCAATGAgatatgaaaagaagaaaaatatgtctctaaaaaatttgttaagactactatttttttgttttgttttgtcacactactttatataaagaatatataatatactaaataCTACACTATCAAATGATAGCTAAATATATATAGGCAGTGCATGAAGCTACTATTTATATTGTCAAATATTgaataataaaacaaagatagaaaGAGTGAAAAAGATAGTCCAAAAAGTCACGCAAGGTTGGGTTATTAACGTAAAAAacgtaaaaataataatagccTTCGTCATGTAAAGAGTGTCCAATAACCCATCCCGCCACGCCCGGGGATTGATTTGACACTCGTTTTCAATTTTCTACAGTGATatctatatattctttttttgtgacaacttttattttctcaGCTAGACTAACGTTACATTAAAATTACATTGAATTATACTGGACAAAACACAAACtcctaattaagaaaaaaaaaaaactacatttgACCTTTTTTACCAACTAAAATTGAAGTTAATTTCGTAAAATTTTTAGATGTATGGTGTAAAATACATTTTTCACTTTAAGGTTTTTTAATGGTTTAATGGAGAACATGATTAAGATTAAGTATAGTATATCATAGAGTCATAAAGATCATATACAACAAAAGATACGGAGCCGAAAGATGTGccgtttttaacaaaaaagttaGGCTTAATTTTTCGTCGAAGGTTCTTATgcataaaaatgttaaaaatccTACTTTTTCCCTCTCTACAATGAAAAGGTACACCAAAACTctataattaaagttttaaccaagattacgatttctttttttttttgtttgcataaaattagtttattaattatcttgTTATCTTAAATTACGTTTACAAATATCACCATCTAGTTATATCTCGAACAATTATGAAAAATGATGACTCTTTTAATTGGAAGAGAAAATGGCCAACACCGCATGATTTGTAGAATATGATGAGGATAATGGTATTATTACACGTTTTACTAAAAGAAATAGCATATTATTATCCGATAATTCCGCAATCGattctaaaattacaaatacacgTATGTGTACCCTTCTCAAttattaacattattatatcacTTTACTAAGAGAAATATTAACCACTGCTTTTCTTTAAACTTTACCTTATTTAATCACTGCTTTTCTTAAtaacacaaattttaaatttgctaCATACAATAGATATAAAGATGATCACTCCTATATGTGCCTCGTATCCACCAAATCTTTTAACATATAATCGATGTTAAACTACAACAGAAGTTATCAAGTTGTAATGTTTAAGTGATTAGAATCTATAATTCTTCATTTTGGTTATGAAAAGTTCATTCCTAAGATTTCTACATTCCCCATTGTAAATTTAGTAGAAATCCGGACCAGAGAGTAAAAAATGATTTGTACGGTCGAGTTGGCATGACTtataaaatcagttttttttttttttgttgggcaAATACTTAAAAAATCAGTTAAACTCTGTAATGTGAAGCAATCGAGttcatttcctttttgatattttgtttgacAAATCCCTGCAACAAAAAAGATTGGTTGCGTCGATTTGAGCTCACAAACTCTGTACACTCTTCATTGTTCATAGTATCAAACAAATAAACTCACCAGTGTTGTCTTAGAAACATGTACAAGCAGATGGGTTTATGAAGATTCTAACAGAGAAACGATTTTTCCGAGGATTTGACATAAGACCTTCCTAAGAATAATCTACCGCAACATTTAAATAGTCAAGAGAACTAGAATTAGAATCATATTGAAACACTTGTTGTGTCTCAACTCCTAAAGAGTAGGCATTGGCTTAAAAGAAGCTTGATCCCGTCCATAGAGAGTATCCGTGCTACAATGCATAAAAAGACTTTGCAACTAATTCAATCATAcaaattgtttgtttaattaacaACTTAAGaaggtattttattttttgtgcaaacaaaaatttcaaaagacaAAAGCACTTAAGATGAAGTCACAAACTAAGGTTGTTGTGAGGTTGCGGTGGCGGCTGCAGCCAAGCACTGCAGATAGACAAATAGGTAGTGTAAGGACTAAGGAGGATGAGTACATCTCACACAACCAAAATGTAAACGTAAACAAAAGCAATCTTTGCcttgtaaatttataaatatttctctAAAGTTCCACACTTTTATAATTAACATCAGTAATTATATGAGCAGATAAAAGAATACAATACACTCTTAAACTTCAGCATTTACACATCACAAGAGAGCCGATATCCCAAATGTGTCATATCAATATGTACAAGATACTGACACGCTCTGAATACTCaattattttggtaaataaaGT
The Camelina sativa cultivar DH55 chromosome 15, Cs, whole genome shotgun sequence DNA segment above includes these coding regions:
- the LOC109129215 gene encoding protein IDA-LIKE 4, which encodes MFPTRPQYWRRRLSINPQSLLLLILCFFFVHHCDASRFSSSSVFYRNPNYDHNNNTMRRGHFLGFFPRHFPVPASAPSRKHNDIGIQAWLSP